In the genome of Dyadobacter fermentans DSM 18053, the window TTGGTTACAACGCGAAAAACGATTAGCGGAACCCAAACCGGAGCCCTCTTAGGTATTCCGGCGACGGGTCGGGCGGTTAACATTGACGTGATTGATATCGTCAGGGTAAAAGACGGCAAGTATTTTGAACACTGGGGGATCACCTCGCTCCCGGAGGTATTATCTCAACTTCAAAACTAGGGTACCTTCAACCAGCATTTGAACTCCTGCTAGCGTTCGGAAACGGACCGTCGGCGGGAGTTTCTGTTTAGCATATGCTTGCACAATCCTGGGAAAATTCTCCTTAGGATCGTTTCAGGGGCGTTTTATAAATTTGGAACATCAAAATTTAAATCCAAAACATGATGAACGCGAAAGAACTGGCAAGTGTGTATGATACCATCATGAGTATCCCCGGCATGAATGACCCGATCAAGATCGACCTGAAAATCAGCAGGCGAAACGTCTTGCTATTGAGCCAGGCAATTAACAAAGCTTTGTCGTCGGAGGCATCTGCCGACTCAGTAAACTTGATTGACATTTGTTCTCCCGAATCGAAGGAGGAATTGACGGCATTTTCTACTGAATGCTTGCACAAGTCCGGGTTGAATGAACTGAATGACCGGCTTTCCAAACTTTGACCTCAGAGTATGAAATTTTCAAATGCTAATCGAAGTTTGGTGGCCCACAGCGAAAATTTAATGTGTCTGTGACTTGAGTCTATGCATAGAAAAAGATACTTTTGAGATCATGTAAATGATACTGAAAATATCTTCAAGCTTTCTTCATCAACAAACTTCTAATATCATGGACTCAGCGCTTCAAACAACCGACAAGGAGATATTTCGGATAATTGGTATCTCTGATGCCGACTTTGACAAAATCGGTAATTCTGATTGGATTTGGTTGGTCTACCCGTTTGAAACTGGGGCTGGGAGGCCTGTGGCAGCTTTCTCCGAATTTGCAAGTGCTTTCAAGCTGGCGTGCCGGTTAAACGATTTCGTTGAAGGTGGTATGGGGGTTAAGCCAATTCTCAGAACTGACACCGATATCGAGCTTGACCGATATCATCAACTTATTGAGGTAGGCATGACACCTTTTCTGATCCGTTTGAAAAGCCAGGGAGGCGAATTGGAAGTGATTGATGGGGTCAGTAATAATCTGGATGAAATCAGCCTGGAAAACGATATTTCGGAGCTCGTGACAAATTTGAAATTCAGAAGGAGGATTGGTTGGGAGTTTGATCTCGTTGGAACGTTTTGGGCTCCGAGCCGTCGACTAGCGATCAAAAAGGCTAGGACATTCAGTGCAATGATTTCCGAATTACAGGACCGAGTGCCGGGAGTGTTTGAGAAGGAAATTCTGTCTTACAGTCATTCGTAAGTTTAAATTATGGTCAATTCCGCTTCTTCTCCCAATCATTGCGGTCGAGTTGGTAGACCGCGCAAAAGTCCTCATCGAAAGTGCGGTTTTCAACAAAAGAAAAGCCCAGCTTTTCATAAAACTTTCTGGCTCTCACATTGGAAGCAAGAGGATCGATAATAATTGCCGTCACTTCGGGCGATGCGAAACAACGGGCAATGGCCTGACGCATCATCTCGGTGCCATAACTTTTACCGAGGTCACTAGCCTCGCCGATCCAAATGTCTATTGCGCGCAGGTTTGCAGGGACATCGCCCCAATAGTGGCTATCTTCCAGCAAAGGATCGATAATTTGTACAAAACCAATTGGCCGACCGTCCAACTCGGCAATGAGTTGCTCGCGCCATGGAGGGGAACGCAGCAGTTCGGTCTCCCATCCCCAATCGTCGTTCGGATCGGAAGCAACCGTATGAGGTTGCTCGTCCCAATGTTGTAGCAATGTCAGGTCATCAACTGTTGCGGCTCGGAAATCAATCATTCTGGGTTCTGTTTGCTTTTAGTATCTCGACATAGCCTTTGCCAATATACATCCTTCTGGCAGAGTATTTTATATAGAAGCTGTATGAAAACACTATTCGGAATAATGATGATCGCAATCATTGCAGCTGAGTCTCCGCGCCAAGTTTTACTTTTCTACACAAATAGCGGTTTAGAAAAGCAGAAATCGCAGATGGCGATCCTGAATGCGCGTCGAAAAGACATTCGGGAGCGTGATATCCAGGTATCCCAATATTCATCCACCCGGAACGATTTGTCCGAATGGAAAAAGTGGGACGTCGATAGTGTCAATGCATTCACTTTCATATTAGTAGGCCGTGACGGAGGCGAGAAGTTGAGGTCGAGTGAAGTGGTGAGTGCTGAGAAGCTATTTGGGCTGATTGATGCGATGCCGATGCGAAAAGATGAGATGAGGAGAAATGAAAACAATAAGCCCAGGTAGGAACGAATGGGTAAGCGACGACCAAAAGAAACTCCATCTTACTTAAACTTTGACGAGGAAGCTTATTCATGGAAACCCGATGTCGACTATAAAAAGTACCCGGAGCTGTACCGCGTCGGCAGAGGCGAGCAGGGTGTTTTGATTTGCGAGCCTTACAAATCGGAAATCGGCCAGTTCTGGCGATTTAAGACCGAGGCTATTGCAGAGGAAAGCAGCAGCAAGATTTATGACCTCTTTCTTGGTTATGTGAACAAACAAGATTTTGTAGGTGCCGATATGGCCCGCAAATACCTGCAAATGGGTTTTACCCGCGCCCGGCGTTACGCCAACTATAGAGGCGGTAAGAAGTATGATAAGGAGAATGAGTATCAGCTTTTAGAGAGGGGGACGGGTCAAAAGGAAAAAGCGGAAGCTGCCGAAGTGTTTTATGTAAAGTGGAAGCTGGCGGAAAGCAACGAAATTTACGCCCAGATGAAGCAGTATTGGAAGAAGAGAATTGGATGAGCTTTTGCAAATCTTGATACCAACATTTCTATAGACGCATTTGTCTCTGCTCGAATTCCAGACAAGCTTGCATCAACTTAATATTTAGAATTACGCACCGTTTCAGGCTTTTACCATTTTTGGCTCCAAAGTCGCGGAGCGAAAGATATCATTAAATAACTCCAAACCGGCACCTTCCCAGAATCCGGAACTTTGTTGAGCAGTTCTATGCGTTTATCAGCAATTGTAAAAGAAAACCCGTAAATGATTTCCACGGCTTTGACCGGTTTGTAGTTTAAGGACAGATCACTTTCAAATCCCAGATAAGTCCCATCGATCGCCCGTTCGCCGGAGAGCAACGGATATTGCGAGTGAAATAAATGGGAATCCGCCCGAAGAGACAGCTTCTTACCGGCCTGATGAATGATGAACAAATAGGGATTAACCAGACCTTTGTCGTTCACATCAGCAGGGAACCGGGTAAACAAATTCATATTGCCCATGAACTTCCAAGCCACACCATAAAGCGGCACAAAAGACGCCGACACATTACCCGGAGTTCTGCTATTACTTCCACTTAGTATTTCAGCGCCCAGCCGAAACAATGTTTTGCCGGTGTTCGCGCTCACTTCGGGCTGGATGTAATAGGCCCTGATCTTTTTTGACGCCGCATTTTGCCCGTATTGGTAGTACGCATTCACCGTTGCATAAAACCACTGTTTGCTGTATTCCAATCGCCCGCCATTGGTGACGCGCTGATAGTATTGCTGATCACCAGTTGCCCGACGGAATACATCCAGGGCATTGATGGTTGTCAGAGTAAACTGGTTTGTCAGTTTATGTTTGAGATGGTGGACAAACAAATATTTATAAGTATGCGCAGCAACGGGTGAAAATGCGGGATCAAAACGTTTGGCATACGGCCTGGTAAAGGCAATAGTCAAATCTGTTTCGAACTTCTTTTTGTAAAGGAAACGGATTCCCTCATGCGAGCGGCTTTGCTGTCCCCAAGGGGCTGCGGAAAATATTCGACCGTTGTCGAGCGATAATGCCTGCCTGCCAATCCGAACAGAAAGGTACTTTGAAACGCTAGGCTCTGCATATGCCTCGAAAAAATTCAGGTTGCCTACCTCGGAGAATCGACCAGATTTACCCCAAACATGGATTTCCTGTGGAGAGGCGTGGAGCCTGAGGTGATTTGTACGGTATGTAATGCTAAGACGATTTCGCTGTGTTGCGAATAATTCCGGCATGACGGTATCGGCAGGCGTCCACATGAAATTATCGCGGTATTCAGCTCGTGGTCGCACTTCGAAGTCGATTATCAGTTCGCGACTTAAAGTGTCACCAGATTGTGCATATAGACTGCTGCCAATGGAAAGCAGCAAGAGAACTGTTACCAGATATCGATTTCTTCTGATCTGCTTAAATTGGGGGCCCACTGAGACTGTTTCTCTTTGAGTGCGCAAACTACTGAAAAGAAATTGACATTGTCTATATTCTAAATAGGATAATTAGGTACCTCGTATGGTCAGTTGACTGCTATTTTGGGTCATCAACAATGTAAGACCCCCAGTTTCACCCCATCCCCATATCGGCATTGGCTCGTTATCGCTAATACGATCCTGTGAAATGGTTAATCTGGGGATACCAGAGTTGGACCACGATGGGAAGGAAAAGTTTCTTAAAAAATATAAAAGCAAATTCTGACAACTCCTGACATAAGGCTGTCACCAGCCGCCGGTAATTTCGTGTAATCATCAAAGAAATGGAACACATGGAAACCGACAAAACAGTGAATTTGACACCTGAAGGTCGCACAGCCGTAACCCCCTGGATTATTTCGCCATCTTCCGAAAAACAGATCGCGTTTATGAGAGATGCATTCGGCGCTAAGGAAGTCCCAAATAGCAGAATCACAAATGCCGACGGCTTGATCATCCACGTGGGCGTAAAGATCGGGGATGCGAACATCATGCTTTTCGATGCGCGCAAAGGCTGGCCGCCCACACCGACATTTCTAAATTTGTATGTGGCTGATATTGAACAGACATATCAACGGGCAATCGAGCTGGGCGCACAGTCCGTTACAGATGTAACATTATTGTGGTTTGGCGAGAAGGTTTGCCGGATACTTGATCCGTTTGGTAATTTGTGGTGGCTGAACGAGCGCGTCGAAGACGTCGATTTTACAAATCCCGCCATTGCGGAACGTGCCGCTACGCCGGAGGCAAAGGCTGGCATCGCATACGTTCAACAAGCGCTCGACGAAGCGTTTCTGGCGCAAAAGGCATTTTTTAAAAATGATTAATGTTGCCCCGTGACTTCTGCGACATCATTTAGGCTGCACGAAGGATTTCATATCGACCGTTTGAACAAAGTAAAATCGACCGTCTGAACAAAAGCAACTAATCCGGCGCTCCTGAAATTTGTTTCAAAAAAAGTCAGTATGAAACAAAGCAATTTTCAGGGCGCATTGCAGCAGCCCATTGGCTCAGGGTTTGACAAAAACTCAACGGCGGCAGACGTAATCAAAGGAATAGACCTCACCGGAAAAATAGCCATTGTGACAGGCGGGCATTCCGGTCTTGGTCTGGAAATCACTAAAACACTCGCCAGCGCAGGTGCCAGGGTGATCGTGGCAGCCCGTGACTTTTCAAAAGCCGAAAAGAACCTCTCGCAAATCTCCAACGTGGAACTCGCCGAATTAGAGCTCACCGATGCCGGATCTGTTGAAAGTTT includes:
- a CDS encoding VOC family protein, producing the protein METDKTVNLTPEGRTAVTPWIISPSSEKQIAFMRDAFGAKEVPNSRITNADGLIIHVGVKIGDANIMLFDARKGWPPTPTFLNLYVADIEQTYQRAIELGAQSVTDVTLLWFGEKVCRILDPFGNLWWLNERVEDVDFTNPAIAERAATPEAKAGIAYVQQALDEAFLAQKAFFKND
- a CDS encoding alginate export family protein; translation: MLLSIGSSLYAQSGDTLSRELIIDFEVRPRAEYRDNFMWTPADTVMPELFATQRNRLSITYRTNHLRLHASPQEIHVWGKSGRFSEVGNLNFFEAYAEPSVSKYLSVRIGRQALSLDNGRIFSAAPWGQQSRSHEGIRFLYKKKFETDLTIAFTRPYAKRFDPAFSPVAAHTYKYLFVHHLKHKLTNQFTLTTINALDVFRRATGDQQYYQRVTNGGRLEYSKQWFYATVNAYYQYGQNAASKKIRAYYIQPEVSANTGKTLFRLGAEILSGSNSRTPGNVSASFVPLYGVAWKFMGNMNLFTRFPADVNDKGLVNPYLFIIHQAGKKLSLRADSHLFHSQYPLLSGERAIDGTYLGFESDLSLNYKPVKAVEIIYGFSFTIADKRIELLNKVPDSGKVPVWSYLMISFAPRLWSQKW
- a CDS encoding DUF4385 domain-containing protein; amino-acid sequence: MGKRRPKETPSYLNFDEEAYSWKPDVDYKKYPELYRVGRGEQGVLICEPYKSEIGQFWRFKTEAIAEESSSKIYDLFLGYVNKQDFVGADMARKYLQMGFTRARRYANYRGGKKYDKENEYQLLERGTGQKEKAEAAEVFYVKWKLAESNEIYAQMKQYWKKRIG
- a CDS encoding GNAT family N-acetyltransferase, with amino-acid sequence MIDFRAATVDDLTLLQHWDEQPHTVASDPNDDWGWETELLRSPPWREQLIAELDGRPIGFVQIIDPLLEDSHYWGDVPANLRAIDIWIGEASDLGKSYGTEMMRQAIARCFASPEVTAIIIDPLASNVRARKFYEKLGFSFVENRTFDEDFCAVYQLDRNDWEKKRN
- a CDS encoding DUF4174 domain-containing protein, producing the protein MKTLFGIMMIAIIAAESPRQVLLFYTNSGLEKQKSQMAILNARRKDIRERDIQVSQYSSTRNDLSEWKKWDVDSVNAFTFILVGRDGGEKLRSSEVVSAEKLFGLIDAMPMRKDEMRRNENNKPR